CGTCACGGCGACACCAAATCCGCCTCCCTTAGCCATGACCAGTTAACCCGCATCAGCTACCTGCTGAACATGCACTCGGCGCTGCGCATTGTGTTCAGCAACCCCGAGAACGTGTACGGGTTTATGACCATGGCCAACCACAATGCGTACTTTAACGGCGCCACGCCGCTGTCGCTCATTGAGGGCGGCGAGTTCGGCAACCTGCACGAAGTGGCGAAACGGGTGGACGTGCTGCGCGGAGGCCTCGCCGGATGATCCATCCCGACGTTCCCCGTACCGCAGTGGTGCCCATCAGAGGCTACCGTCTGCTGCACACCAAGTACCCTGCCATTTATGTGTTTGAAGACGTCGCCACGCCCGAGGCGTTCGACGTGCTGTATGAGATCCAGAAACTGACCAACCCGCGTCTGTCGGACGAGGTGGGCAATCTCAGTTTGTTGCCGCGCAAGGAGTGGGTGCTGGGGATCCGCGGGGCGCATTACGCGATGGCCGCCTTCACCCACGTGAACCCGGACGGCAGCCGCTTTTCCAACGGCGATTATGGCGTCTATTACCTCGGCGACAGCAAAGAGACGGCGCTGGCCGAAATCGTCTACCACTGCGATCTTTACTGGCATAACGTGCCGGAGCTGAAATTCGAACGTTTCGAGTACCGCTGCCTGGAGACCGAACTGGGCGGATGTGCCTTTGCCGACATCACCGGCCTGCCGGACACACACCCCTGGTATCATCCCACCGACTACAGCGAGCCGCAGCGGTTTGGCGCCAGCCTGCGCGTTGCGGGCGAGACCGGCGTGACCTACCGTTCGGTGCGCAGGCCAGGCGGCATCTGCTGGGCGCTGCTCACCCCGAAACCGATCACCAGCATTATCCAGACCTCCCTGCACCAGATTATCTGGGATAAAGGCATCGTCAGCGTCGGCCTGGTCACGCCGGTGAGCAAATAAAACGCTTCAGACGGTTTCTGCAGGCTCAACATCTAAAACAGACGTACCGTAAGAGTTATCGATGGTGCACAGCCAGCGGTCGTTTTCCTGACGGAAGACATAGGTCGCGCGACGGGTGATCTCTGTCGTGCCGCCCTGTTCATCCGGGAAGAAAAGCTGGGTTTCCATGATGACCAGCGCGTCGCCGCCGCCTTCAATGACCTGAATATCGCCCTGCTTCACGATGAGCTGATCCTGAAAATAATCAGAGATAGAAATAAAGGCGCTGCGGATATTGTCTTTCCCTCTGACGATCATTCCGGGCTTAACCACCAGCGCGGCGTCCTCAGCGTAATACTCCATCAGCGAGTCGAAATCTTTGGCTGTGATCGCCCTGTCACACGCCTTGATGATCTGACGAAGCGGATGTTCGTACATGTGCTCTTCTCCTGTTAAGTGACTGCCTGTATTGAATCTACCATCAGACTGCCAAATGTGCTGGCCGGACAAGCAAAGCGCGTCCGGCTGGCCTTTCTGGAAGACGCCTCGCAAAGCCGAAAGTAAGCCTGTGAAATTCAGGGTTATGGCTTTTCATCCTTTTGTCATGGTCATAAAGTGACCGCGTTGCGGCACATCCGCAATCAGGCCAGGGAAACAAGTGGGCATTGCATGCAGGGAGCATTAAGTGCGTATAGAAGAAGAGATTTTTCTCGACGATTATGGCATGAGGCGCAAGACATTTTTCTACGATCGTCGGATACATCACAGCTACGTCTTTGCTGCCGGGAACGAGGTTTACACTGTAATTGTGGGTAGTTTGCTGGATGAAGTCACGTTTTCGCGAATCGGATACGAAATGCCGTCTGGTATTCCATTCCCGATCAACGGAATGGCAGAAGTATGTTTTGATACTTTCGATGGTATGGGCGGTTTGGCTGATTTTCGCCATATTAAATTTAAAGGATTAGGTAGCGCTGTCGTTTTGCAATCAGTCTCCCTGGCGTTAATCGCCCATGCGGAGAAACTCAACATTGGTGGTTTTGTTTTCCAGGCGGCTTCAGGAGGTGTGGTTGATAAAGACCGTCGCACTTCCCTGGAAGAGACCTATGACATTCTGCTTGGGTTAAAAAATGTACCGCGCTACAATTCACGAACAGGGTTGCCAAAGCGAATTCCGCGACCACTGATACAGGGAAATTTCCATGCGTACAAGACAGTTACAGAAGGGAGAGCCAGCTATGTCGTATTGCAATAAGCATGAACATTCCACGCTTCTTGCCCCCGGAGAAAGGGAAAAGAGAGTATTTCAGGCATTAGCGTCTGCTGAATTAAAAGCGCACGGCATCAGCGCAGAGGCCTATATCCGCGACCTCAAAACTGAACTGGCTGCGGTTAAAAAACGCTCCTCAGCCGCCCTGCTTCGCAAAAAACTGAAAGAACCCTTTGGCCGTGTATAAAGCGCATCTGACCAAATCTCTTTCAGCAAAAGGCCCTACGACTGGGCCTTATTTTTTCAGCAGATTACGCCAAAAAATACCCCGCCGCACAGAACGCCACTACCCCGGCAATCACCGTGGCAAATAGCCCTCGGGTAATAATGCCCACCAGGGTAGCGAAGGCCGCTGCCAGCAGCGAAATGCTGATCCCCGAGTCCGTCATGGCGGGCTTACTCATCAGTTCACCGGCTACCAGCGCGGCCATAATGGCGGTGGGGATAAAGCTCAGCCACTGCAGTAGTACCTCAGGCAGGCGGAAGCGGGAGAGCAGTAATACCGGCACGGTGCGCATCAGGGCGGTGACCAGCGCAGAGGCGAGGATCGCCAGCAGAATATTTCTTTCCATCTTATTTTCCTTTCCGGGCGCGTAACAGCAGCGTCGCCAGGGTGGCGGCAAGGGATGCGGCGACAATCACCACCATACTGAGCGACGTGCTCCCGGCCATCAGCAGCGTGATGACCACCGCGACGGCTATGTTAAGGGTTTCCAGTATTTTTCTGCGGCTGGCAAACCACATCATCAGGATCAGGCCGATAAACATCGATAC
This DNA window, taken from Leclercia adecarboxylata, encodes the following:
- a CDS encoding MbcA/ParS/Xre antitoxin family protein, which codes for MTRHLNPASETRGDRDLIAIRAAMNILDKWGCTPEQQQNILQLSRAALYKYRHGDTKSASLSHDQLTRISYLLNMHSALRIVFSNPENVYGFMTMANHNAYFNGATPLSLIEGGEFGNLHEVAKRVDVLRGGLAG
- a CDS encoding RES family NAD+ phosphorylase → MIHPDVPRTAVVPIRGYRLLHTKYPAIYVFEDVATPEAFDVLYEIQKLTNPRLSDEVGNLSLLPRKEWVLGIRGAHYAMAAFTHVNPDGSRFSNGDYGVYYLGDSKETALAEIVYHCDLYWHNVPELKFERFEYRCLETELGGCAFADITGLPDTHPWYHPTDYSEPQRFGASLRVAGETGVTYRSVRRPGGICWALLTPKPITSIIQTSLHQIIWDKGIVSVGLVTPVSK
- a CDS encoding YybH family protein → MYEHPLRQIIKACDRAITAKDFDSLMEYYAEDAALVVKPGMIVRGKDNIRSAFISISDYFQDQLIVKQGDIQVIEGGGDALVIMETQLFFPDEQGGTTEITRRATYVFRQENDRWLCTIDNSYGTSVLDVEPAETV
- a CDS encoding AzlD domain-containing protein, whose translation is MERNILLAILASALVTALMRTVPVLLLSRFRLPEVLLQWLSFIPTAIMAALVAGELMSKPAMTDSGISISLLAAAFATLVGIITRGLFATVIAGVVAFCAAGYFLA